The Nonlabens sp. Hel1_33_55 genome contains the following window.
TTGAACTTTCGGTTATTGCTAAAACCGGTTATCCAGGTTATTTCTTGATCACATGGGACTTTATTAAAGCAGCCAGAGAAATGGACGTGGCGGTAGGACCAGGTCGTGGATCTGCCGCAGGTAGTGCCGTAGCATACTGTTTAAAAATCACCAATGTAGATCCTATCCACTACGATCTACTTTTTGAGAGATTCCTGAACCCGGATCGGGTTTCTATGCCTGATATTGATATTGACTTTGATGATGAGAACCGTTATAAGGTGATGGACTATGTCATCGAGAAGTACGGTGCATCGCAGGTGGCTCAAATAATCACTTATGGTACCATGGCAGCAAAATCCTCGATTAGGGATTGCGCTAGAGCACTGGATTTGCCGCTGCAAGATGCTGATCGTGTTGCAAAACTTATCCCAGATTTTGCCAAGCTTAAAAAGATCTTTGCACTGGAAGACAATGAGATCAGCGGGAAATTTAGAGGTGATGATGCAGACATGGTTCGTGAACTACGCAGCCTCGCCGAAGGTGATGATCCCGTAGGAGAGATGTTGAAGCAGGCTAGAATACTTGAAGGATCTGTGCGCAATACAGGAGTTCATGCTTGTGGTGTAATCATCACGCCTGACGATTTGACCAATTTCGTTCCTGTAGCCACGGCAAAGAATTCTGATCTCTATGTAACGCAATTTGACAATAATGTAGTGGAAGATGCTGGTCTGTTGAAAATGGACTTTTTGGGCTTGAAAACCTTGAGCCAAATCAAAGACACCATTGCCATCATCAAGGATCGACACAATATTGAATTGGATATAGAGGCGATTCCGCTGGATGATGATAAAACATATGAATTGTTCCAGCGTGGTGAGACGACCGCGATTTTCCAATACGAGAGTGTTGGAATGCAGAAATATATGCGTGAACTTAAGCCTACGCAGTTTGCAGACTTGATCGCCATGAACGCATTGTATCGTCCAGGACCACTGGAATACATTCCTGAATTTATTGATCGTAAACACGGTCGTAAAGAGATCAGTTATGATCTTGATGCCATGGAAGAGTTCTTAAAAGAGACTTACGGAATTACGGTTTACCAAGAGCAGGTAATGCTACTGTCTCAAAAACTAGCCAACTTCTCCAAAGGTGATGCAGATGTCTTAAGAAAAGCCATGGGTAAAAAGCAAATGGCAACACTTCAAAAGATGAAGCCGCAGTTTCTGGATGCAGGAGAAGCAAATGGACACGATCGTACGATATTGGAAAAAGTCTGGAAAGACTGGGAAGCCTTTGCATCTTATGCATTCAACAAGTCACACTCGACGTGCTATGCGTGGATTGCCTATCAAACAGCTTACTTAAAAGCTAACTACCCAGCGGAGTTCATGGCAGCAACATTGTCAAACAACATGAACCAGATTAAGGATGTGACTAAGTTCATGGACGAGTGCCGTCGTATGGGACTGGAAGTCATGGGGCCTGATGTCAATGAATCGGTTTACAAATTTACGGTGAACCCAAAAGGAGCGATACGTTTTGGAATGGGAGCTGTGAAAGGTTTGGGTCACAATGCAGTAATGACGATCATAGAGAATAGAGAAGAAAGTCCTTACACCAGTATTTTTGATATGGCTAAGCGTATTGATCTACGAGCGGCAAATAAAAAATCATTTGAAGCACTCGCATTGAGTGGTGGATTTGACGGTTTGGGCGGCGATAATAGAGCGCAGTATTTCCATGAGGCAGATAATGGTCAGATGTTTTTGGAACAAGTGGTCAAGTACGCCCAGAAGTTTCAGGAGAATGAGAATAGCGCACAGGTTAGCCTATTCGGTGAGTCGAGTGATGTGCAGATTCCAGAACCACAATTACCTATTTGTGAGGAATGGGGAACGATGGAAAAACTCAAACGTGAGAAGGAAGTCGTGGGAATCTATATTTCTGGACACCCATTGGACGACTACAAAAAGGAAATAGATTTTTTCTGTAATTCAAATTTGTCGGTAATGACAGACTTGGAATCCTTAGTCAACAAGGAGTTAAGCTTTTGCGGTGTGATTACGGAATGCCGTCATCTTGTGAGCAAAGCAAATAAAGGTTGGGGAAGTTTTATCATGGAAGATTATAATGATAGCTATGAGTTTAGACTCTTTGGTGAAGATTATTTGAAGTTCAGACACTTTATAGTTCCTAACACATTTTTGTATGCGAAAATCAAGATCCAACAAGGCTGGATAGATAAGAATACTGGTAAGCCTAGAGATCCTAGAATCGTATTCACACACATGCAACAACTACAAGATGTGATGTCAACAGCGGCCAAAAGCCTGACCATAGAATTTCATGTAGCAGAATTGATGGAGAAACGAGTAGAATTACTCAAAGAAGTACTGGATAAACACAAGGGCGATCACCGTTTGCACTTTAATCTAAAAGATCATGAGGAGAAAATATCTATAGATATGTCCAGTAGGTTACACAAAGTCAACGTTACTGCAGAACTATTAGCAATGCTGGATGAAGCAGAGATCAATTATGGTGTTAAAGGATAACCTATCATAACCATTATTAAATAATATGAATGACTAGCTTAAAATTGTTCATACGATTTTTTGATGCTGTCATCATTTATATGATAACGGTTTCGGTTTTTTGGTTTTACTATTTTACGTTAGACACTCTTGGTGGTGAAGACCCATCGGACTCCTTTTTAAATTATTTTTATATTATTTGTGCTATAAGCTCAAGTGCTACTTTATCTATATCATTTGTATTCGATAGTAGAGTTGTAAAATCTTCCTTGCTGCTTATATCAATTATGTTGATTGCTTATTCCGTGGAGCTCTTAACGCAAGGCGCAAGTTGTAGATTTTATCAATACACTGGCTGGATTAGTATGTTTGCTTATTTCACCATCTTATGCCTTTCGTTTATTTTAATGATAAAGGTGGTTTTAAATTATACAAAGGTTCTGTACATTTCAATATTACCATTCATTATTGTTTTGATAGATTTTTATTACCTGTTTATTTCCTTTCAGATTATCGACTATCTTATTTACGTTTTAAATTTAAAGCTCATAATCACATAACCGCATACTTGTATAGGCAACTCTAATATAGGTTTAAGAAAACTGGCGTAGGATTTGCCTAACTTTGAATATAATTAATAATAAAGAAATCATGGCATTAGAAATAACAGATGCAAATTTTGAAGAAACAGTCCTTAAAAGTGACAAACCTGTTTTGGTTGACTTTTGGGCAGCTTGGTGTGGACCATGTCGTATGGTAGGTCCTATCATTGATGAGGTTTCTAGTGAATATACAGACAAAGCCGTAGTAGGTAAACTTGACGTTGATGCAAATCAGGAATTTGCAGCAAAGTATGGTGTACGTAATATCCCAACCGTTTTGGTATTCCAGAATGGTGAAGTAGTAGGCCGCCAAGTAGGAGTTGCTCCTAAAAATGCTTACACAGACGCATTGGATGAGTTGTTGAAATAATAACACTTTCCTTATAACTTCAAAGCTCATCATAACGATGGGCTTTTTTTATGCAGTGATGTTGATGTTTAGTTCGCTTTCGCGAAAGCGGAACAATTTAAAATCTTGATCTACAAATCAATTGCTTTTAGTTGAGCTAAAAGGTGCTTCTACCCAACAATAGTTTAACCAAAACCAACCCAGTTTTAAGAAAGTGCTGGCAGCTAACTCGCCCTAATCGTAATATCTTGAAAAGAAAAAACGATGAAAACCATACTGCTTAAAAATAGACCCGAAGGAAAGCCACAAACCTCTGATTTCGAATTTGTCGAGAGAGATAAGCCATCGCCAAAAGATGGAGAGGTTTTGCTAGAAACCAAATATGTATCAGTAGATCCATACATGCGCGGCCGCATGCGTGATGAGAAATCATATATCGAGCCTTTCAAGTTGGATGAACCCATACAATCTGCCATAGTTGCGGAGGTTGTGGAGAGCAAACATGAGAAATTCCAGAAAGGTGATTTCCTAACCGGAATGCTGCAATGGAAGGAATTTCAAACCAGCAATGGCAAAGGATTACGCAAGGTGAGCAAAGATAAAGTCTCTTTAAGTGCTTATTTGGGAGTTTTGGGAATGACTGGATTGACGGCATATTTTGGTTTGACCAGAATAGGAGAGCTCAAAGAAGGCGAGACGTTGCTAGTTTCTGGAGCTGCTGGTGCGGTAGGATCTGTTGTGGGACAAATTGGTAAAATTAAAGGATGTAAAGTCATAGGAATCGCAGGAACTGATGAGAAAGTAGAAATGCTCAAGAATGAATTCGGTTTTGATGATGCGATCAACTACGATAAAACCGATGACATGGCAGCTGCAATCAAGAAAGCAGCACCAGACGGTATAGATGTCTATTTTGACAATGTTGGAAGTTATACGCTGGATGCAGCCATGGAAAATATCAACCGTTTTGGTAGAGTGATCAATTGTGGTGCAATATCCCTTTACAATGAAACAGAACAACCTACAGGACCACGACTGGAAACCAAGATTGTCAAGAAAAGCCTCAAAATGCAAGGCTTCATAGTTCGCAATTTTGAGGAAGATTTTGAAGAAGGTATTGAGCAACTAAGCAGCTGGCTAAAAAGTGGCAAGCTTAAACACGAGGAAACGATCGTAGAAGGATTTGATGAGATCCCACAGGCATTTCTAGATTTGTTTGATGGAAAGAACAAGGGTAAAATGGTGGTGAAGGTCTAATTGCTGAAGTTTCTGTTTGAAATTGAAAGGTAGATTCTTAGTCTGTCTCGATAGATTGTTAACCTTTAGTAACTCATTCAAAACTTTTTAAATATATAGCTCTTGGCTATGCTCGAGCAAGCATCTTAAGAACTTAGAACTTAGAACTTAGAACTTAGAACTTAGAACTTAGAACTTAGAACTTAGAACTTGGAACTTGGAACTTGGAACTTGGAACTTGGAACTTGGAACTTGGAACTTTCAAACCTTATCTTCACTACATGGATCTGCAACAGGAACTGAACAAAACCTCTGGATTTAAGAACCTCGCATTACTGGCTAGCCAGGTAGTGGAAGGCTATATCAGTGGTATGCACAAATCACCTTTTCACGGTTTCAGCGCAGAGTTTGCGGAACATAAAATCTACAATCAAGGGGAAAGTACAAGACACATCGATTGGAAATTATATGCCAAAACCGATAAATACTACACCAAAAAATACGACGAGGAGACTAATTTAAGATGTCACTTAATTGTGGATAATAGTGCTTCCATGCACTACCCAGCAGTAAAGAGTCAGGAGTTGGGATCTTTGAATAAAATTGGATTTGCTTCACTGGCTACTGCAAGCATTATGAATTTGTTGAAAAAACAACGGGATGCTGTAGGGTTAAGTGTGTATTCCGATACCTATGAGTACTATGCTCCAGAAAAAGGAAGTGAGCGCCATCACACCATGTTGCTGGATCAATTAAATGGCGTCAGTGTTGAGAAGAATAATTTCAAGGCAACGGACACCTACAAATATCTACACGAGATCGCTGAAAACATCAAACGAAGATCCTTGATCATTCTATTCACAGATATGTTCCAAAATGATCGCCAGGAAGAGGAATTATTCGAGGCACTAAGACACTTGAAATATAATAAGCATGATGTCGTGTTATTCCACACCTACGATAGTGCAACAGAAATCAATTTTGATTTTGAGAATAGACCAACTCGGTTTATTGACGTGGAATCTGGAGAATATATCAACGTATATGCAGATAATGTCAAAGACTCCTATAAGGAATCTATCTCTATATATTTTGAAGAATTAAGAGTGAAGTGCGGTCAATACAGGATTAAATATGTTCCCGTAGATATTCAGAAAGACTTCAATGTGATTTTGACGACTTTTCTATTGGAACGTCAACTATTCAAATAAAAAAAGCCGATTTACTAAAAGTAAATCGGCAATTCCACTCGGGCATCTTAGGGATTAAGAGTTGTCGTCGGTTTTTATTTTCTCAACGTTACCGTTATCGTCGTACTTGATTTTAGTCTCGCTACCGTCGTTGTTTTCAATCTTGACTTTGTCTTCTTTAACTTCGACATTGTCTCCATTATCAATCATGTCCTGCGCAGTTTCCTCAGCAGTCATTTCTTCATTTTCTCTACATGAAGCAAAAGATATTACCATTGCTGCTGCGATAAACGATACTTTAAAAAGAGTTTTCATTTGATAAAATTTAAGGTGTAAATGTATATCATTCAATACGTTGTAATCATAATAAAAACAAAAAACCTGCTTTGGGAAAAGCAGGTTTTGTAACCATATAAATTGTTGAAAAGAGTAAAGGTTACTTAAAATAAGTCTAACGTTTTAGGGATTGTTTTACTTATCTATCGACGAATATACCTTGTTTATCGACAATCACAAATTAAAGATTCAAAAACCTCTTATAAAGTCTATTTTTTAACCAATTTAATCGATGAACGGTTGTTTTTAAAATCATATGCTTCCACAATATATATTCCAGATGCTAAATTGGATACATCATAACGCTCCTGATTACTCCCAAAAGTTTTAACCGTCTGCCCAGTCATTGATCTTACAATCACATTTTGCATAGGTACATTAAACTTGAAAGCATCGCGAGTAGGGTTAGGATACAACTGTATATCTATGATTGAAAGATCATTATCATTAGTACTCGCCGTGGTGTTAAGTTCTCTTGAAGAAAAAACTTTATATCCACCTGCTGGAATGTTGATGTTTGCATTCTGGTCTGTCACATCTAAACTAGTCCCACCAAAATAATCATACCAAGTACCGGTCTGAGTGAACTTAGGAGAAATTTGCTTAGGCGTCACGTCAAAATTCGCAAGTACGACAGCATCAAATTCAGAACCTCTAAGCTCTATTCTCTTAACAAGACCACCGTTAAGCTCCAAGAAGTTATTCCTATTGTTAAAGGTTTCTGGATACTTAACTTTTAGTTTAATCATTTCACTAGTTATTTCATATAAGTCTAAACGATCTGCATTAGTGCTGTAACCGTTAGTAAAGGGAACTGGTTTTCTACCGGTACGCCCGTTTTCATCGATGTCAATATCATAACCTAATTCGCCAAATTGCCACAGCATTTTAGGTCCAGGAATGCTGTATTGTACTGCAGCGAGGGCTTCTTGTCTGTCTAAAGCGATTGGTAGTGAACGAATATTGTAAGAGGAATTATCTGGATTTCCAAAGTTCAACGTTTCAAACATGATACGCTGCTCATCATGACTTTCTGCATAGGATACCAGATGCTGATCATCAAAATTTCTTGAAGTAAAATACGATCTAAAAAGATTAGAATTGTCTGAATAGCCCAAAGAGTTTTGCTTGTATTCCGTAGTCATCTTTCCCCACATCATAAAACCGTTATTAGCTAGAATACGCTCTTCCTCAAAATCTGCAAGGTGTTCGAGTATAAGATAGATGTCGCTATCATTATTATCGAGTAGAAAAGATTTGTAATCATTAAGTATCGCTATTCTTGAGTCGTCACGAGCTCCCCAATCACCGAAGCCGTTTGTTATAGTTTGCGTAAATCCTTTACTTAAATCAAATCTAAATCCATCAATATTAAACTCATCTAGAAAATACTGTAACGTTTGCTTTACGTATTCCTTAGTCCAAGGGCTTTCATGATTAAAATCTTCAAAAAACTCTAGTACACGATGTGGTGCTGATGTATTTAAATAAGGATTGTCTGGTCCAGCTCCATTACCACTATCGTCTGGCCACAATTTTACCAAAGGACTGCTACCAGTGGCTTGGTTATACACCACATCGAGAATTACTGCAATTCCATTAGCGTGAAGTAAATCAACAAGTTCTTTAAATTTATCAGGTGTACCATAAGCTTTATCTAGAGCACCATGGTAAGCTGGATCATAGCCCCAACTATCATTACCACCAAATTCATTGAGAGGCATAAATTCAACCGCATTTATTCCTAAGTTAGTGAGATAGTCTATGTTATCTATAATCGCCTGATAACTATCTTCTTCAGAAAAATCGCGCACTAGTAATTCATAGATTACTAAATTCTCGTTATCTGGTCTTTGAAAATCTGTAATGTTCCATTGATACGGTGTTTCTAAGTAAGTAGCTAGACTTATCGCACCTGTGGTTTCACCCATTGGATATGCAGATAAATTAGGATAGTTTCCAGCCTTTATGAATTGATCTGTTATAGGGTCTAAAATTTCTGTACTGAAAGGATCAGCTATTTTTATGGTACCATCAACGATGTATTGATAGAGAAACTCTTCATTTGCCACAAAATTATTGGCAGGCACTGTTACCCAGAAGTAGTCTCCATCCTTCTTCAATTGAGTTGCTAGCGTTGGTCTCCAATTTGTAAAGCTAGAGATAAGTAGTGCACTCGATTTGGCAGGAGCCGCTAGAAGGAAAGTAACACTACCATCTGCATTCTCGTTCACGCCATTTTTTAAACCGGCAGGTCTAACCTCCGTCTGAGTTGCCGCAGGAACAAATACTTGCACTCGATCTGTAACCACATCATTACCTGTGTCTGCAGTAAAAACAATTTCATAGGTTCCAGCGGTATCGAAAGTAAAAGGTACGCTCAGGTTTTGTTGATCGTTTACATTAGCAATACTTGTATTATTGACAGTGAGGTCAAGTGTTGCATTTTGTGAACTACTGGCACTAATGGTTATTTGTTGATTTAAATTAATGATTTGATTATCGCTAGGTGTGGTGATCACAGCATTCAACCCTGGTTGAAAGATGGTTAACTTATAATCTTGGGTCTGTACTGGATTATTTCCATTGGTTCCATTCGCGTTTCTAATTACAAAATCTATAGCGGTAATTATATCCGTACTAGGATTTACTCCAAAATATTGATTTAAGGTAGGTCCTAATGTGATTTGGTAGGAATTCTGCCCAGTACTCGTAAATGTTGGATTAACCGTTGGATCATTGTCAAAAAAAGCATTCTCTCCAGTTGGTGTGTTTTGAAAGTCCTGCCCATTAATCGTGACACCGGCATATAGGTGTAACGTTTGAGTGGTCCCTTCCAAAGGTGTACCTGTCGCGTCAAACAAAATTGTTACTGCCTGATCTGCTGTAGGTGTAGGCGATGCTGTTGATACTTGCGCTTTCGCGAAAGCGAATACTAAAAAAGTAAGTAGTAGAGTTATATATTTCATATCTGATTTTTATTATTAGAACAAAAAAAAGGGCTGCGAACAGCCCTTTAAAATCATCCCTATGTCTTAAATAGATACCAATTCATAGGTGTAATTACGTGGCTGGCTCAAGTCAAGCTCTGCTCTATAAGTACCAGAAGTACCTACCTCAATGTTGGCTGAGTTAAATTCAAGCACACCATCGCCACCGTTATCACCAAAATTGGTAAAATCTGTCCATTCTTGTGCTCTAAATTTGAACTCTCCTGCGTCCATTGTCAGTTCTACAGTCCACAGTTTTGTTTCTTTATTATAGGTCATATTAAGTTCATCATCCCATCCTGCAGGATTTGTAGGCTGAGTAGCCGCGCCTATGATTCCCCAAACGCGTGAAGAAGCACTCCATGAAGCATCGTCTGTAGTAGGGTCACCATCAGGATCAAGATTTACAGTAATGTAATAATATCCTGGACCAGGAACAGTAAGGTTTCCAGCACCACCATCATTTGATAGCATACCAGTTCCGCCGTCTCCAAAAGCACCCTCAAAACCTTCGTTAGTTGGTGTAAACTTGAATTCAGGAGCGTCATTACTCATAAAAATAAATCCTTCAAATTCTACACTACCAAATTCTGTAGCTTCTAAAAAAGGAGTTTCTGAATCGCTAGGTGTCCAGTTTGCGCCATAACCGCTAGATTCTGCGTAATTACCAGGTACATAAAGTTTTGGAGAATCTGTAGTATATGAAGTTACAGATAAAGTCAAAATATCTGAAACTAGTGGCTCCATACCAGCATCTGCTGTAGTTCCTACAATTCTCATTGCAATAACACCTTGAGAAAATGGAGTCAAACCTAAAGTTGCAGAAAGGTCATTGAGACGTTCTACAGTTAGATCTACAAAATTATTATTGGTTGTAGTAACCACTTCTGCATTTGAAAAATCGTTAGGATCAGTGGATGCCTCGACAGCATAAGTTACTGATATAGGAGTTTCAAATGATGGAGTACTCCATACAAGACGCTCTGCTAAATTATCTTTAGTTTCAAAAGTTAATATATACGAAGCAGAAGCAGGTGATTCAAAAGTGAGCTGAGAATCTGCTTGATCAATAAACAATTGCTCATCATCATCGCTACAAGATACCACTGCCATAATCGCTAGAAAAGACAATAGAAGGGTTGTGATTTTTTTCATTTTTATAGAGTTATTTTATTAATTAATATCCAGGATTCTGGACTAGGTTTGAGTTCAAATTAAGTTCTGTTGTTGGAATTGGGAATACATTTCTAAAAGCAGCTGTCGTTGTACCACTTTGAACATTTCCTTTCCACTCCCAGATTCCGTTTGTTGAGAACTGATTAAATCTGATAAGATCTTGACGTCTATGTGATTCCCAGTGTAGTTCTCTACCACGCTCATCAAGTATAAAATCTAAAGTAAGATCATTACTTGAAATTCCATTAGAATCATTCCCATACGCTCTTTGTCTTATGGTATTGATGTAATTAACTGCTGTTGCATTATTACCACCAGCACCACGTGCTACGATCTCTGCATACATTAAATAAGCATCAGCTAATCTAAATACTGGAAAATCTGTGCTTACAAATGTTGGATTAGGTGCCGGTGTGCCATCAAGATTCACATTTTGGAACTTAACAATGGCAAATCCATCTTGAAACCTTCCTACATCTGCGATACTTTTTTGCTGTCCTTCTGTAAAGAAGTTTTCTCTCGAATCATTGGAGTTTTCTTCGTTAGGGAAAAGAGCTACAAATTCTGGAGTGGTTCTAATTCCACCCCAACCTGAATCTAAGCCGTAGTTTGCTGGATCCATGTTTCCTCCAACTGGTGCGTGTGAAAGAAAGGTGGTTCCTCCAAAGGTCTGTGTATTTTCACCATCGTAGTTCAATGTCCAGATAAACTCATTCTGTGCACCATTGATGTTATTGTCAGCAAGAAACAATGCACGATAAGGTAAGTCAGTATCAATGACATAACCTTGACCGATTACTGCATTTACATAGGTAAGGGCGTCACCGTATCGAGGTGTGCCTGTATAAACTTCTGCATTCATGTAAATTTTTGCAAGTAACATTTGCGCTGCAGCTTGACTCACACGACCATAATCTGATCCTTGTCCGGATGGGAGCTGATCAACAATATCGAGCAATTCGCTTTCTACGTATGCAAAAAGATCTTCTCTTGAAATATATTCAGGTAATTCTGAACCATCAGCCGCGGTATTTTCTGTGGTAAATGGTAAGGTTCCAAACATATCCATACCATGGTAGTAAGAATAGGCTCTCAAAAATCTAGCGTCTGAGACGTAGCTTCTTACTAACTCAGCATCTGCTCCTGAAAGGCCTGCGTCTGCTATAGCAGCATCAGAGGATTCTCTAATAAATGCATTAGTTAGGGTTACTTGGTAACTCAGTCTAGCAAACATAGCAGCGATAAACTCGTTGTCTGGAGTCCAGTTTTGCCAGTGAAGGTCCTTGATGGTACCATCATTCCAAGCAATTATGGCTTCATCAGTAGTTAATTCTGAAAGTTTCCAGAATAATCTACCATAGTTTGAAAAGCCACCATCAATTCCCTGAATATCCGCACCACCATCACCACCAGATTGGCCACCTGTGATTAGACCTGCGTACAATTTTGCCCAGCGACCTTGAAAAGCCTCTAAATTTGCAAGTTCTCCTGATGCAGAAGTGTTGCCCTCAGGCTCAAGATCTAGAGCATCTTCACAAGCAACAAATGCTGCCGATGCAATAAATAATGCAAAAACTAATTTATATATTCTCATCATGTATAATTTTTAAAATTCAAAATTCAATCCAAAAATGACTCCTCTAGATCTAGGAAAGATTGCCTGATCAACACCGTTACCTATTTCTGGGTCCAAACCACTGTAATCAGTTATAACGAATAGGTTAGTTCCTGTTACAGAGGCTCTTATTCCTATTTTGTCGGTATTGAAGGTATATCCTAACGATAAGTTATCCAACCTTAAAAAATCTGACTTCTCTATGTACTCACTT
Protein-coding sequences here:
- a CDS encoding RagB/SusD family nutrient uptake outer membrane protein, yielding MMRIYKLVFALFIASAAFVACEDALDLEPEGNTSASGELANLEAFQGRWAKLYAGLITGGQSGGDGGADIQGIDGGFSNYGRLFWKLSELTTDEAIIAWNDGTIKDLHWQNWTPDNEFIAAMFARLSYQVTLTNAFIRESSDAAIADAGLSGADAELVRSYVSDARFLRAYSYYHGMDMFGTLPFTTENTAADGSELPEYISREDLFAYVESELLDIVDQLPSGQGSDYGRVSQAAAQMLLAKIYMNAEVYTGTPRYGDALTYVNAVIGQGYVIDTDLPYRALFLADNNINGAQNEFIWTLNYDGENTQTFGGTTFLSHAPVGGNMDPANYGLDSGWGGIRTTPEFVALFPNEENSNDSRENFFTEGQQKSIADVGRFQDGFAIVKFQNVNLDGTPAPNPTFVSTDFPVFRLADAYLMYAEIVARGAGGNNATAVNYINTIRQRAYGNDSNGISSNDLTLDFILDERGRELHWESHRRQDLIRFNQFSTNGIWEWKGNVQSGTTTAAFRNVFPIPTTELNLNSNLVQNPGY